From Rhinatrema bivittatum chromosome 5, aRhiBiv1.1, whole genome shotgun sequence, the proteins below share one genomic window:
- the LOC115091494 gene encoding myb-related transcription factor, partner of profilin-like codes for MKGRTPLQKQKWHPPSGSQAAGRPHLRAIKFSIQENKLVIAGVLEHYVILFGNWAAMTSKASKSQIWCNIAQSISRCSGVQRSREQVAHRYWDFKVQLKAKVAARNKYIWRTEGGAPCPIIFTPMEERLVQRLGPDVFEDITERLDTMQAATALAHEAASPSQ; via the exons atgaaagggaggacacctctccagaagcagaagtggcaccccccttctggcagccaggcagcaggacgccctcatctcagagctatcaagttcagcatccaggAGAACAAGttggtcattgcaggggtcctggagcattatgtCATACTGTTTGGCAACTGGGCAGCCATGACCTCAAAGGCATCCAAGAGTCAGATCTGGTGCAACATAGCCCAGAGCATCTCTAGGTGCAGTGGAGTCCAACGAAgcagggagcaggtggcccacaggtactggGACTTCAAGGTGCAGCTGAAAGCCAAGGTGGCTGCccgaaataaatatatatggcgGACCGAAGGAGGAGCTCCTTGTCCCATCATCTTCACCCCCATGGAGGAGCGCCTTGTGCaaaggctgggaccagatgtctttgaGGACATAACTGAGCGGCTAGACACCATGCAAGCTGCaaccg ctcttgcccacGAAGCAGCCAGTCCCAGTCAGTAA